The proteins below are encoded in one region of Tsuneonella sp. CC-YZS046:
- a CDS encoding iron ABC transporter permease gives MLVPLLLVLLAVAACSSLALGPVGLSPGCILGALAGQGDRIAEAIVIDLRLPRMAIGILVGAMLGLAGAVLQGYLRNPLAEPSVLGASNAAALGAVMALYFGLAEWHVAILPILSIIAGLVALGLLFGLAGRSESPLTLILAGIAVSTLAGAGISLALNLSANPFAAMEIMTWLLGSIENRSVEHIWIALPCIAVGCALLLTGGHTLDALSLGEDGARSLGIDLGRSRLRILFGVAIGVGGAVAVSGAIGFVGLIVPHLIRPFTDRSPSALLLPSMLAGAVLLTLADIAVRIIPSVNELKLGVVTAFLGVPVFLLHLMRERRLW, from the coding sequence CTGCTAGTGCCCCTGCTGCTTGTCCTGCTGGCCGTCGCCGCCTGCTCGTCGCTGGCACTGGGGCCGGTGGGGCTGTCGCCCGGCTGCATCCTCGGCGCCCTTGCCGGGCAGGGGGACCGGATAGCGGAAGCGATAGTCATCGACCTGCGCCTGCCCCGCATGGCGATCGGCATTCTGGTCGGAGCGATGCTGGGCCTCGCCGGCGCGGTCCTGCAGGGCTATCTGCGCAATCCGCTGGCCGAGCCATCCGTGCTGGGCGCATCGAATGCAGCGGCGCTGGGCGCGGTCATGGCGCTCTATTTCGGGCTGGCCGAATGGCATGTCGCCATATTGCCGATCCTGTCGATCATCGCCGGGCTGGTGGCGCTGGGCCTGCTGTTCGGCCTTGCCGGACGATCGGAAAGCCCGCTCACCTTGATCCTTGCGGGAATCGCAGTGTCCACCCTGGCCGGCGCGGGCATCAGCCTCGCCCTGAACCTTTCCGCCAACCCCTTCGCCGCCATGGAAATCATGACCTGGCTGCTCGGTTCGATCGAGAACAGGTCGGTCGAGCATATCTGGATCGCCTTGCCCTGCATCGCCGTGGGTTGCGCCTTGCTGCTCACCGGCGGCCATACGCTCGACGCATTGAGCCTGGGAGAAGACGGCGCCAGATCGCTGGGCATCGACCTGGGCAGATCGCGGCTTCGCATCCTCTTCGGCGTCGCCATCGGGGTGGGCGGCGCAGTGGCCGTATCGGGCGCGATCGGCTTCGTCGGCCTGATCGTGCCCCATCTGATACGCCCCTTCACCGACCGCAGCCCCTCCGCCCTGCTGCTGCCTTCCATGCTGGCAGGCGCCGTGCTGCTGACGCTGGCCGATATCGCCGTGCGCATCATTCCTTCCGTGAACGAGCTGAAGCTGGGCGTCGTCACGGCCTTCCTGGGGGTTCCGGTCTTCCTCCTCCACCTGATGCGGGAGCGGCGGCTATGGTGA
- a CDS encoding ABC transporter substrate-binding protein, with protein MPRMKSLLSARAALALAVLACGALLLAALARGAGGSGGESSGPRRIVSLNLCSDQYLLAVADRGQIAGLTHNAANPEISAAAGQVRGLRVLDQSAEEILAIEPDLLVGMPARRSAVMAVLKGRNYRTLDMKSAEDFPDIARQVRLVAGATGHQARGEALVARMERELAALPRPGQGRVAAYYQRRGFLTGTGTLVDDLMRRAGLVNLAGKLGKPALSRMSLEEMVAARPDFIIVESATDRVTDQGTEMLHHPALRDIPRLRLPQAWTVCGGPAYVQAARSLAEQIETS; from the coding sequence ATGCCACGGATGAAATCCTTGCTGTCTGCCCGCGCCGCGCTGGCCTTGGCCGTTCTCGCCTGCGGCGCGTTGCTGCTCGCGGCCCTTGCGCGCGGCGCAGGCGGCTCCGGCGGGGAAAGCAGCGGCCCGCGCCGTATCGTTTCGCTCAACCTCTGCTCGGACCAATATCTTCTGGCGGTGGCGGATCGCGGGCAGATCGCGGGTCTCACCCACAATGCGGCAAATCCCGAAATCTCGGCCGCGGCCGGGCAGGTGCGCGGATTGCGAGTGCTCGACCAGTCGGCGGAGGAGATCCTCGCGATCGAGCCGGACCTGCTGGTGGGCATGCCCGCGCGCCGCAGCGCGGTGATGGCGGTGCTGAAGGGCCGAAACTACAGAACGCTCGACATGAAAAGCGCGGAAGATTTCCCGGACATTGCGCGGCAGGTCCGTCTGGTTGCCGGGGCCACCGGCCACCAGGCCCGGGGCGAGGCGCTGGTCGCGCGGATGGAAAGGGAGCTGGCCGCCTTGCCGCGGCCGGGTCAAGGCCGGGTGGCGGCCTATTACCAACGGCGCGGTTTCCTGACGGGAACCGGCACGCTGGTGGATGATCTGATGCGGCGCGCGGGCCTGGTCAATCTGGCCGGCAAGCTCGGCAAACCGGCGCTTTCCCGAATGTCGCTGGAGGAGATGGTGGCCGCGCGGCCCGATTTCATCATCGTGGAGAGCGCGACCGATCGGGTGACAGACCAGGGCACGGAAATGCTGCATCATCCCGCTTTGCGCGACATTCCGCGCCTTCGCCTGCCGCAGGCGTGGACGGTGTGCGGCGGCCCCGCCTATGTGCAGGCCGCGCGCAGCCTTGCGGAGCAGATCGAGACATCCTGA
- the cobO gene encoding cob(I)yrinic acid a,c-diamide adenosyltransferase, which translates to MAERTDEQHNAKMKKKQAAHEKIMANKTVEKGLLIVHTGKGKGKTTAALGMVLRAIGHGRKVGVVQFVKGAMSTGEKVVFDAFPNNVEFKPMGEGFTWDTQDRARDIAVAQAAWEEVKRMIADPSYDMVLADELNIVLRYDYLPLDEVLEAVRSRPGMKHVIITGRNAPEALIEAADLVTEMTLVKHPFRAGIKAQAGIEF; encoded by the coding sequence ATGGCCGAACGGACCGACGAGCAGCACAATGCGAAGATGAAGAAGAAGCAGGCCGCCCATGAGAAGATCATGGCGAACAAGACAGTCGAGAAAGGCCTGCTGATCGTCCACACCGGCAAGGGCAAGGGTAAGACCACCGCCGCGCTCGGCATGGTGCTGCGGGCCATCGGCCACGGCCGGAAGGTGGGCGTAGTTCAGTTCGTGAAGGGGGCGATGAGCACGGGCGAGAAGGTGGTGTTCGACGCCTTTCCCAACAATGTCGAGTTCAAACCGATGGGCGAGGGCTTCACCTGGGACACGCAGGATCGCGCGCGCGACATCGCGGTGGCGCAAGCTGCGTGGGAGGAAGTGAAGCGGATGATCGCCGATCCGTCCTACGACATGGTGCTGGCGGATGAACTGAATATCGTGCTGCGCTATGACTACCTGCCGCTGGACGAAGTGCTGGAAGCGGTGAGATCGCGCCCCGGGATGAAGCATGTCATCATCACCGGCCGCAACGCGCCCGAAGCGCTGATCGAGGCGGCCGATCTCGTGACCGAGATGACGCTGGTGAAGCATCCCTTCCGCGCGGGCATCAAGGCGCAGGCCGGGATCGAGTTCTGA